Proteins co-encoded in one Streptomyces sp. SLBN-31 genomic window:
- a CDS encoding GAF and ANTAR domain-containing protein, translating into MTKPVSQQRLAKAFVELAASPVADPADPTGLLLALAEHGTELFDDCAAIVLYFPDGRAPAQVAGTDESLMELARDAIAWDEGPGPEARRTGTSVPDTDLSGDRARHDWPRYAHRARELGYGRAAAVPLHVGADTPGALVLLGPGGTALPGELLELGQSLTDVVGWTLDRERRLAESRALADQLGQALTSRIVIEQAKGTLAASLSVSVDEAFHLLRSYARSRRRRLTDVAQDVVDRRLRLPSEE; encoded by the coding sequence ATGACCAAGCCCGTGTCACAGCAGCGGCTGGCGAAGGCGTTCGTCGAGCTGGCCGCGAGCCCGGTCGCGGACCCCGCCGACCCCACCGGGCTGCTCCTGGCCCTGGCCGAGCACGGCACCGAGTTGTTCGACGACTGCGCCGCGATCGTCCTGTACTTCCCCGACGGCCGAGCGCCGGCGCAGGTGGCCGGCACCGACGAGAGCCTGATGGAACTGGCCCGCGACGCCATCGCCTGGGACGAGGGACCCGGCCCGGAGGCCCGCCGCACCGGCACCTCGGTGCCGGACACCGACCTGAGCGGCGACCGGGCCCGCCACGACTGGCCGCGCTACGCACACCGGGCCCGGGAACTCGGCTACGGCCGTGCCGCCGCCGTACCTCTCCATGTCGGCGCCGACACCCCGGGGGCCCTGGTGCTGCTGGGGCCCGGCGGTACCGCACTCCCCGGCGAGCTGCTGGAACTCGGCCAGTCCCTCACCGATGTCGTCGGCTGGACCCTGGACCGTGAGCGCCGCCTGGCCGAGAGCCGTGCCCTGGCCGACCAGCTCGGCCAGGCGCTCACCAGCCGCATCGTCATCGAACAGGCCAAGGGCACCCTCGCGGCCAGCCTGTCCGTCTCCGTGGACGAGGCCTTCCACCTCCTGCGCTCCTACGCCCGCTCCCGGCGCCGCCGTCTGACGGACGTGGCCCAGGACGTCGTGGACCGCCGTCTGAGGCTGCCTTCGGAGGAGTAG
- a CDS encoding NAD-dependent epimerase/dehydratase family protein, with protein sequence MRLLVLGGTEFAGRAVAEAALGRGWEVTVLNRGRHRPPAGVRELRGDRTAPGGLDALADGEWDAVVDTWRLAPRVVRDAARLLRDRARRYVYVSSCSVYTWAPPAGYTEDAPVAEGAAPDAEQTDYARDKRGGELAVLDAFGAERSVLVRAGLILGPHENVGRLPWWLARTARGGPVLAPGPRELPLQYVDVRDLAEWIVGAVEQELSGPFNLMSEQGHATMGELLDACVAATGSAAELRWTAPEVILDAGIAPWTELPVWVPPGTDMHDALHAADVSRAVGTGLVCRPVGETVADTWAWLRSVGGTAPLRSDAAVKGLDPEVEAKVLGR encoded by the coding sequence ATGAGACTTCTGGTGCTGGGTGGTACGGAGTTCGCGGGCCGGGCCGTCGCGGAGGCGGCCCTCGGGCGCGGCTGGGAGGTGACCGTCCTCAACCGGGGACGGCACCGGCCCCCAGCCGGCGTACGGGAGCTGCGGGGCGACCGCACCGCCCCCGGTGGGCTCGACGCACTCGCGGACGGCGAGTGGGACGCGGTCGTCGACACCTGGCGGCTGGCACCCCGCGTGGTGCGGGACGCGGCGCGGCTGCTGCGGGACCGCGCGCGGCGGTACGTGTACGTCTCCAGCTGCTCGGTGTACACCTGGGCGCCGCCCGCCGGGTACACCGAGGACGCGCCCGTGGCCGAGGGCGCCGCCCCGGACGCGGAACAGACCGACTACGCCCGCGACAAGCGGGGCGGCGAACTGGCCGTGCTGGACGCCTTCGGCGCCGAGCGCTCGGTGCTCGTGCGGGCCGGGCTGATCCTCGGTCCGCACGAGAACGTCGGACGGCTGCCGTGGTGGCTGGCCCGGACGGCCCGGGGCGGCCCCGTGCTGGCCCCGGGTCCGCGGGAGCTGCCGCTGCAGTACGTCGACGTCCGCGACCTGGCCGAGTGGATCGTCGGCGCGGTCGAGCAGGAGCTCAGCGGGCCGTTCAACCTGATGAGCGAGCAGGGGCACGCCACGATGGGCGAGTTGCTGGATGCGTGCGTGGCCGCCACGGGCTCCGCCGCGGAGCTCAGGTGGACGGCGCCCGAGGTGATCCTCGACGCCGGTATCGCGCCGTGGACCGAGTTGCCGGTGTGGGTGCCGCCGGGGACCGACATGCACGACGCCCTGCACGCGGCGGACGTGTCCCGTGCGGTGGGGACGGGCCTGGTGTGCCGGCCGGTGGGCGAGACGGTCGCGGACACCTGGGCGTGGCTGCGGTCCGTCGGCGGGACGGCCCCGTTGCGTTCGGACGCGGCGGTCAAGGGGCTGGATCCGGAGGTGGAGGCGAAGGTGTTGGGTCGGTGA
- a CDS encoding winged helix DNA-binding domain-containing protein produces the protein MGGRERYVGVAERRARLAWRHRLAGPARGAAPEEIADALVALHGTDPATVYLAVGARLRDPARTVPETDRALYEDRSLVRMHGMRHTVFVFPTPLTAVVHASTGLAVAARERAKLVADMAKAAAPDAAWLKEVEDSALAALARRGQATAAELAEDEPRLREQFAYAAGKGYEGVHTVSSRLLRVLGVEGKVVRGRPLGSWTSTQFRWAPAPAHPELDTAAAQAELLGRWLTACGPATEADLKWWAGWKVTDVRRALAAIGAQPVSLDEGTGYVVESDVDPVAGPVEPWAALLPALDPTAMGWQARDWYLAPELRPSLFDRSGNVGPTVWWDGKVVGGWAQRADGEIAWRLLDDTGVGREGEAAIEAEVDRLRGWLGPARVTPRFRTPLERELVA, from the coding sequence ATGGGCGGCAGGGAGCGGTACGTCGGTGTGGCGGAGCGGCGGGCACGGCTGGCGTGGCGGCACCGGCTCGCGGGGCCGGCCCGGGGCGCGGCGCCGGAGGAGATCGCGGACGCGCTCGTCGCGCTGCACGGCACGGACCCGGCGACGGTGTACCTGGCGGTGGGCGCGCGTCTGAGGGATCCGGCCCGGACGGTGCCGGAGACGGACCGGGCGCTGTACGAGGACCGTTCGCTGGTCCGGATGCACGGCATGCGCCACACGGTGTTCGTCTTCCCCACCCCCCTCACCGCGGTCGTGCACGCCTCGACGGGCCTCGCGGTTGCCGCGCGCGAGCGGGCCAAGCTGGTGGCGGACATGGCGAAGGCCGCCGCGCCGGACGCGGCCTGGCTGAAGGAGGTCGAGGACTCGGCGCTGGCCGCGCTGGCCCGCCGCGGCCAGGCGACGGCTGCCGAACTGGCCGAGGACGAGCCGCGGTTGAGGGAGCAGTTCGCGTACGCGGCCGGAAAGGGCTACGAGGGCGTGCACACCGTCTCGTCGCGGCTGCTGCGGGTGCTGGGCGTGGAGGGAAAGGTGGTGCGGGGCCGTCCTCTCGGCTCCTGGACGTCGACCCAGTTCCGCTGGGCGCCCGCCCCCGCCCATCCCGAACTCGACACTGCGGCTGCCCAGGCGGAGCTCCTCGGACGCTGGCTGACGGCGTGCGGGCCGGCCACCGAGGCGGACCTGAAGTGGTGGGCGGGCTGGAAGGTGACCGACGTACGGCGCGCCCTGGCGGCGATCGGCGCGCAGCCGGTGTCACTGGACGAGGGCACGGGGTACGTCGTCGAGAGCGACGTCGATCCGGTGGCCGGGCCAGTCGAGCCCTGGGCGGCGCTGCTGCCGGCCCTCGATCCGACGGCGATGGGCTGGCAGGCGCGGGACTGGTATCTGGCGCCGGAGCTGCGGCCGTCGCTGTTCGACCGCAGCGGGAACGTCGGACCGACGGTGTGGTGGGACGGCAAGGTGGTGGGCGGCTGGGCGCAGCGCGCCGACGGGGAGATCGCCTGGCGCCTGCTCGACGACACGGGCGTGGGCCGCGAGGGTGAGGCGGCGATCGAGGCTGAAGTGGACAGACTGCGCGGCTGGTTGGGGCCGGCGCGGGTGACCCCGCGGTTCCGGACCCCGCTGGAGAGGGAACTGGTGGCCTAG
- a CDS encoding DUF2252 domain-containing protein, which yields MSTPLAPASPADRAQRGRAARKRVSRSGHAGWLAPVDRGDPVAVLERQGRDRLSELLPIRYGRMAASPLAFLRGSAAVMAADLASRPHTGLTVQLCGDAHLLNFGLYASPERTLLFDLNDFDETFPGPFEWDVQRLAASVAVAARENGHADDKARRAALAATAAYRTTIGRLARRGELEVWYERIDADSLRSLARSARRRRQVAASLSRARRRTSLQAVGKLTEVVDGRRRIVHDPPLLEPAGVSDMAAVRKMFSDYRSTLSEERRLLLDRYRFVDAARKLVGVGSVGMRCFVVLLAGRDTDDLLFLQIKEARNSVLEEHLPHGPYVHPGHRVVAGQRLTQAAGDIFLGWMSGPQGRAFYWRQLRDMKGAADVAGMSPSELSAYARLCGTALARAHARSGDRIAIAAYLGGADTFDRAVADFAVAYADQTADDHAALGAAIAAGVVRAAPDV from the coding sequence ATGAGTACGCCCCTCGCCCCCGCCTCCCCGGCCGACCGGGCACAGCGTGGTAGGGCCGCTCGCAAGCGGGTGTCTCGCTCCGGGCATGCCGGGTGGCTTGCGCCCGTCGATCGGGGCGATCCCGTCGCCGTGCTGGAGCGGCAGGGCCGGGACCGGCTGTCCGAGCTGCTGCCGATCCGGTACGGCAGGATGGCCGCCTCGCCGCTCGCCTTTCTGCGCGGGTCGGCCGCCGTGATGGCCGCCGACCTCGCCTCCCGGCCGCACACCGGACTCACCGTGCAACTGTGCGGCGACGCCCACCTGCTCAACTTCGGCCTGTACGCCTCCCCGGAACGCACGCTGCTGTTCGACCTCAACGACTTCGACGAGACGTTCCCCGGCCCCTTCGAGTGGGACGTCCAGCGACTCGCGGCCAGCGTGGCCGTCGCCGCCCGCGAGAACGGACACGCCGACGACAAGGCACGCCGGGCAGCGCTGGCGGCGACCGCCGCCTACCGGACCACCATCGGCCGGCTGGCCCGGCGCGGCGAGCTGGAGGTCTGGTACGAGCGCATCGACGCCGACAGCCTGCGCTCACTGGCCCGCTCCGCACGCCGCCGCCGGCAGGTCGCCGCCAGCCTCAGCCGCGCCCGCCGCCGCACCAGCCTGCAGGCGGTCGGCAAGCTCACCGAGGTCGTCGACGGCCGCCGCCGTATCGTGCACGACCCGCCGCTGCTGGAACCCGCCGGCGTCTCCGACATGGCCGCCGTCCGCAAGATGTTCAGCGACTACCGCTCCACCCTCTCCGAGGAACGCCGTCTGCTCCTGGACCGCTACCGCTTCGTGGACGCCGCCCGCAAGCTCGTCGGCGTCGGCAGCGTCGGCATGCGCTGCTTCGTCGTGCTGCTCGCCGGGCGGGACACCGACGACCTCCTGTTCCTGCAGATCAAGGAGGCACGCAACTCCGTACTCGAGGAGCATCTGCCGCACGGGCCGTACGTCCATCCCGGCCACCGCGTGGTCGCCGGGCAGCGGCTGACGCAGGCCGCCGGCGACATCTTCCTGGGGTGGATGAGCGGCCCCCAGGGGCGCGCCTTCTACTGGCGACAACTGCGGGACATGAAGGGCGCCGCGGACGTCGCCGGCATGAGCCCCTCCGAGCTGTCCGCCTACGCCCGCCTGTGCGGCACCGCCCTGGCCCGCGCCCACGCCCGCTCCGGCGACCGCATCGCCATCGCCGCCTACCTGGGCGGCGCCGACACCTTCGACCGGGCCGTCGCCGACTTCGCCGTCGCCTACGCCGACCAGACCGCCGACGACCACGCCGCCCTGGGCGCGGCGATCGCCGCCGGGGTGGTCAGGGCGGCACCCGACGTGTGA
- a CDS encoding response regulator transcription factor — MRVVLAEDLFLLRDGLVRLLEAYDFEIAAAVESGPELARALAELEPDVAVVDVRLPPTHTDEGLQCALRARRDRPGFPVLVLSQHVEQLYARELLADGSGGVGYLLKDRVFDAEQFVDAVRRVAAGGTAMDPQVIQQLLSRRAADDRPLARLTPREREVLELMAQGRSNAAIAGQLVVTERAIAKHTSNIFAKLDLEVSDDDNRRVLAVLAYLDQGR; from the coding sequence TTGCGCGTTGTCCTAGCCGAAGACCTCTTCCTGCTGCGCGACGGACTGGTCCGGCTGCTCGAGGCGTACGACTTCGAGATCGCCGCCGCCGTCGAGTCCGGCCCCGAGCTCGCCCGCGCCCTGGCCGAGCTGGAGCCGGACGTCGCCGTGGTCGACGTACGACTGCCGCCGACGCACACCGACGAGGGGCTGCAGTGCGCGCTCCGGGCACGCCGGGACAGACCCGGTTTTCCGGTGCTGGTGCTGTCGCAGCACGTGGAGCAGTTGTACGCGCGCGAGCTGCTGGCCGACGGCAGCGGCGGGGTGGGCTACCTGCTGAAGGACCGGGTGTTCGACGCGGAGCAGTTCGTGGACGCCGTACGCAGGGTGGCGGCGGGCGGTACGGCGATGGACCCGCAGGTGATCCAGCAGCTGCTGTCCCGGCGGGCCGCCGACGACCGGCCGCTGGCCCGGCTGACCCCGCGGGAGCGGGAGGTGCTGGAGCTGATGGCGCAGGGCCGCTCCAACGCGGCGATCGCCGGGCAGCTGGTGGTGACGGAACGGGCGATCGCCAAGCACACCTCCAACATCTTCGCCAAACTGGACCTTGAGGTGTCGGACGATGACAATCGCCGCGTTCTGGCCGTCCTCGCCTACCTGGACCAAGGCCGGTGA
- a CDS encoding ANTAR domain-containing protein: MATGGDASDPLASAERRAAEARARSVQEAGRAERHERLAGECADAHLRDLHLRIAADHRSTSARHRTAARLQDAFAVRLGAWAGRPGVPWQLFMTGVAEACGSGGAALTLVGHTFDELALAASDEPSRAAQELEFLLGEGPARDATSTAAPVAANGAALAVRWPGYGPAVGELGITEVAAVPLTLDGNCVGALAVYDPAPGVARSTAFAEIAEALTRSVILTPAGVLDLHDGIELRAKVHQAAGMVSVQLDRPVADALELIRAYAFGEGIPAHRVAERILEGELLLGWGTGHSSGNT; this comes from the coding sequence ATGGCCACCGGAGGCGACGCCTCGGACCCCCTGGCCTCCGCGGAGCGGAGAGCGGCTGAGGCGCGTGCGCGTTCGGTGCAGGAGGCCGGCCGCGCCGAGCGGCACGAACGCCTCGCCGGTGAGTGCGCCGACGCACACCTCAGGGACCTCCACCTGCGCATCGCCGCCGACCACCGGTCGACGTCCGCGCGCCACCGCACCGCGGCCCGGCTTCAGGACGCCTTCGCCGTGCGGCTCGGCGCCTGGGCCGGCCGGCCGGGCGTCCCCTGGCAGCTGTTCATGACCGGTGTCGCCGAGGCCTGCGGCAGCGGCGGCGCCGCCCTCACGCTGGTCGGCCACACCTTCGACGAACTGGCCCTGGCCGCCTCCGACGAACCCTCGCGTGCCGCCCAGGAACTGGAGTTCCTGCTCGGCGAGGGCCCCGCCCGGGACGCGACGAGCACGGCCGCACCGGTGGCGGCGAACGGCGCCGCACTGGCCGTGCGCTGGCCCGGTTACGGCCCCGCCGTCGGTGAACTGGGCATCACCGAGGTGGCCGCCGTACCGCTGACCCTGGACGGCAACTGCGTCGGCGCGCTCGCCGTATACGACCCCGCACCCGGGGTGGCCCGCTCGACCGCCTTCGCCGAGATCGCCGAGGCTCTCACCCGCTCGGTGATCCTGACCCCGGCCGGCGTGCTCGACCTGCACGACGGCATCGAGCTGCGGGCCAAGGTGCACCAGGCCGCGGGAATGGTCTCGGTACAGCTCGACCGGCCGGTGGCCGACGCGCTGGAGCTGATCAGGGCGTACGCCTTCGGCGAGGGCATCCCGGCCCACCGGGTGGCGGAACGCATCCTGGAGGGAGAACTGCTGCTCGGCTGGGGAACCGGGCACTCGAGCGGGAACACGTAA
- the glnII gene encoding glutamine synthetase, translating into MSFKAEYIWIDGTEPTAKLRSKTKILADDAKGAELPIWGFDGSSTNQAEGHASDCVLKPVFSCPDPIRGGDDILVLCEVYNIDMTPHETNTRAALAEVAEKFAAQEPIFGIEQEYTFFKDGYPLGFPKGGFPAPQGGYYCGVGADEIFGRDVVEAHLENCLAAGLGISGINAEVMPGQWEFQVGPLAPLEVSDQLWVARWLLYRTAEDFGVSATLDPKPVKGDWNGAGAHTNFSTKAMREGYDAIITACESLGEGSKPLDHVKNYGAGIDDRLTGLHETAPWNEYSYGVSNRGASVRIPWQVEKDGKGYIEDRRPNANVDPYVVTRLLVDTCCSALEKAGQV; encoded by the coding sequence GTGAGCTTCAAGGCTGAGTACATCTGGATCGACGGCACCGAGCCGACGGCCAAGCTGCGTTCCAAGACGAAGATCCTCGCCGACGACGCAAAGGGTGCCGAGCTGCCGATCTGGGGCTTCGACGGGTCCTCCACCAACCAGGCCGAGGGCCACGCCTCGGACTGCGTGCTCAAGCCGGTCTTCTCCTGCCCGGACCCGATCCGCGGCGGCGACGACATCCTCGTCCTGTGCGAGGTCTACAACATCGACATGACGCCGCACGAGACCAACACCCGTGCCGCGCTCGCCGAGGTGGCGGAGAAGTTCGCCGCGCAGGAGCCCATCTTCGGCATCGAGCAGGAGTACACCTTCTTCAAGGACGGCTACCCGCTCGGCTTCCCCAAGGGCGGCTTCCCGGCCCCGCAGGGCGGCTACTACTGCGGCGTCGGCGCGGACGAGATCTTCGGCCGTGACGTCGTCGAGGCGCACCTGGAGAACTGCCTGGCCGCCGGCCTCGGCATCTCCGGCATCAACGCCGAGGTCATGCCCGGCCAGTGGGAGTTCCAGGTCGGCCCGCTGGCCCCGCTGGAGGTCTCCGACCAGCTGTGGGTGGCCCGCTGGCTGCTCTACCGCACCGCCGAGGACTTCGGCGTCTCCGCGACGCTGGACCCCAAGCCGGTCAAGGGCGACTGGAACGGCGCCGGCGCGCACACCAACTTCTCCACCAAGGCCATGCGCGAGGGCTACGACGCGATCATCACCGCGTGCGAGTCCCTCGGTGAGGGCTCCAAGCCGCTGGACCACGTCAAGAACTACGGCGCCGGCATCGACGACCGTCTGACCGGTCTGCACGAGACCGCCCCGTGGAACGAGTACTCCTACGGCGTCTCCAACCGCGGCGCCTCGGTCCGTATCCCGTGGCAGGTCGAGAAGGACGGCAAGGGCTACATCGAGGACCGCCGTCCCAACGCCAACGTCGACCCGTACGTCGTGACGCGGCTGCTCGTCGACACCTGCTGCTCGGCGCTGGAGAAGGCCGGCCAGGTCTGA
- a CDS encoding MarR family transcriptional regulator — protein sequence MQPQGPELDLVHLLRAVTVELGLLSGRFASRNHMHPTDVRALIALMDASRAGEETTAGRLGAALGLNSAGTTALVDRLERAGHVRRVRSERDRRRVVIEVEEQAVALGWAFFGPLIGRTAELLRGYDERELAAIRGFLEGVREAAAGEG from the coding sequence ATGCAGCCCCAGGGCCCGGAACTGGACCTCGTGCATCTGCTGCGCGCGGTGACCGTCGAGCTCGGTCTACTCAGCGGCAGGTTCGCGAGCCGAAACCACATGCATCCGACCGACGTGCGCGCGCTGATCGCGCTGATGGACGCCTCCCGCGCGGGCGAGGAGACGACCGCCGGGCGGCTCGGCGCCGCGCTCGGCCTGAACTCGGCCGGCACGACGGCCCTGGTGGACCGGCTGGAACGGGCCGGGCACGTGCGGCGGGTCCGCTCGGAGCGGGACCGGCGCAGGGTCGTGATCGAGGTGGAGGAGCAGGCGGTGGCGCTCGGCTGGGCCTTCTTCGGGCCGCTGATCGGGCGGACGGCGGAGCTGCTGCGCGGCTACGACGAGCGGGAACTGGCCGCGATCAGGGGATTCCTGGAGGGCGTACGGGAGGCGGCGGCCGGGGAGGGGTGA
- a CDS encoding arsenate reductase family protein, giving the protein MEIWINPACSKCRSAIGLLDAEGADYTVRRYLEDVPSEDEIRDVLDRLGLEPWDITRTQEDPAKELGLKDWARDATSRERWITALSRHPRLIQRPIITADDGTAVVGRSEEAVRDALSR; this is encoded by the coding sequence ATGGAGATCTGGATCAACCCGGCCTGTTCGAAGTGCCGCAGCGCGATCGGCCTGCTCGACGCCGAGGGAGCCGACTACACCGTCCGCCGCTACCTGGAGGACGTGCCGAGCGAGGACGAGATCAGGGACGTACTCGACCGCCTGGGCCTGGAGCCGTGGGACATCACGCGCACCCAGGAGGACCCGGCGAAGGAGCTCGGGCTCAAGGACTGGGCACGGGACGCCACTTCGCGCGAGCGGTGGATCACGGCGTTGTCGCGGCACCCCAGGCTGATCCAGCGTCCGATCATCACCGCGGACGACGGCACCGCGGTCGTCGGACGTTCCGAGGAGGCTGTTCGGGACGCTCTGTCCCGTTAG
- a CDS encoding alpha/beta fold hydrolase, with amino-acid sequence MGTAFDMDGFLAAYDKVMAKWPAEREAVTVPTPFGTAYVNRCGPLHAPPVVLLPGGGGATSASWYAQAAELARTHRVHAVDLPACAGRGTEDHGRHPRTAADLVDWLDAVLDGLGLDGTALGGHSYGGWIALHHALRARTRVRRLFLLDPALCFAGFRPAYLLHALPSLLRPSPRRTRAFLEWETGGVPLDPDWLRLQEAAAGFPSVSKPVTGPRPAPQALRALDVPVLLLLAGSSRTQDPRKVAARAAGLLPRVETVVVPDVSHHALPQSAPPELGRALTGFLNS; translated from the coding sequence ATGGGCACCGCGTTCGACATGGACGGTTTCCTGGCCGCGTACGACAAGGTCATGGCGAAGTGGCCCGCCGAGCGCGAGGCGGTGACCGTTCCCACGCCCTTCGGGACGGCGTACGTCAACAGGTGCGGCCCGCTCCACGCACCCCCGGTCGTCCTGCTGCCCGGCGGAGGAGGAGCCACCTCGGCCTCCTGGTACGCCCAGGCCGCCGAACTCGCCCGCACCCACCGCGTCCACGCCGTGGACCTCCCCGCCTGCGCGGGCCGCGGCACCGAGGATCACGGCCGTCACCCCCGTACGGCAGCGGACCTGGTGGACTGGCTGGACGCGGTCCTGGACGGCCTGGGCCTGGACGGGACCGCCCTCGGCGGGCACTCCTACGGCGGCTGGATCGCCCTGCACCACGCCCTGCGCGCACGCACGCGGGTGCGCCGTCTCTTCCTCCTGGACCCCGCCCTGTGCTTCGCCGGGTTCCGGCCGGCGTACCTGCTGCACGCCCTGCCGTCGCTGCTGCGGCCCTCGCCCCGCAGGACCCGGGCCTTCCTGGAGTGGGAGACCGGGGGAGTCCCCCTCGACCCCGACTGGCTCCGCCTCCAGGAGGCGGCCGCCGGCTTCCCCTCCGTGTCGAAGCCGGTGACCGGTCCGCGGCCGGCACCGCAGGCGCTGCGCGCGCTGGACGTGCCGGTCCTGCTGCTCCTGGCCGGGAGCAGCAGGACGCAGGACCCGCGCAAGGTGGCGGCGCGGGCGGCCGGACTGCTGCCGCGCGTCGAGACGGTCGTGGTCCCCGACGTCTCCCATCACGCGCTGCCGCAGTCCGCGCCCCCCGAACTGGGCCGCGCCCTCACGGGGTTCCTGAACTCCTGA
- a CDS encoding winged helix-turn-helix domain-containing protein, producing MATTLPLSSTPVTAPARHRLRAVDPDEVIDVAEFLPPGATWLPAPQHALPTLPGQPPMVGYIVLIPADRPHLAPAAPGLPDTAGDELVRIDGVQRTASVDGRELDLTYLEFELLAHLVTHPNRVHTRDQLVTTVWGYGHVGDGRTVDVHIARLRRKLGAEHRQAIQTVRRVGYKYTPSAGR from the coding sequence ATGGCGACCACCCTCCCGTTGTCCTCCACCCCCGTCACCGCTCCCGCCCGGCACCGGCTGCGCGCCGTCGACCCCGACGAGGTGATCGACGTCGCGGAGTTCCTGCCGCCGGGCGCCACCTGGCTGCCCGCGCCGCAGCACGCCCTGCCCACCCTGCCGGGACAGCCGCCGATGGTCGGCTACATCGTCCTCATCCCGGCCGACCGCCCGCATCTCGCCCCCGCCGCCCCCGGCCTGCCCGACACCGCCGGCGACGAGCTCGTCCGCATCGACGGCGTGCAGCGCACCGCCTCCGTCGACGGGCGCGAACTCGACCTCACCTACCTGGAGTTCGAGCTGCTCGCCCACCTCGTCACGCACCCGAACCGGGTGCACACCCGCGACCAGCTGGTCACCACCGTGTGGGGTTACGGGCATGTGGGCGACGGCCGCACCGTCGACGTCCACATCGCCCGGCTGCGCCGCAAACTGGGCGCCGAGCACCGGCAGGCGATCCAGACCGTGCGGCGGGTCGGCTACAAGTACACGCCGTCGGCGGGCCGTTGA
- a CDS encoding sensor histidine kinase, whose amino-acid sequence MNTNTKSGSLSTRARAVAIAAGRGFVLALVSLPGAVLGFTLSLLSIALVPLGIGVVTTPWVLGRVRAFADRRRALAERWYGMKIPSAYRPVPDGANAWARTYAMLRDPATWRDLRWLQVDMTAGYVTALLPVVLLVYPLEGLAVAAGLWRPLSTYGGYWYGFVHVTDQTSALGAGALGTVLLTLTPFAPRMLTAHFKLTRAVLGASQSELAERVRVLTETRRDAVDTSAAELRRIERDLHDGAQARLVAMGMDLGTIEMLMDKDPAKAKQLLSQARQSSVDALAELRELVRGIHPPVLAERGLGDAIRALALRLPIPTEVSVELGGRAEAPVESAAYFAVSEVLTNAVKHSGADRIWIDLHHTEGRLRVTVTDNGKGGAVIGAGSGLAGVERRLGTFDGVLAVSSPAGGPTMVTMEIPCALS is encoded by the coding sequence ATGAACACCAACACGAAGAGCGGCTCTCTCTCCACGAGGGCCCGGGCCGTGGCGATCGCGGCGGGGCGGGGGTTCGTGCTGGCTCTGGTGAGCCTTCCGGGGGCTGTGCTGGGCTTCACGCTGTCACTGCTGTCGATCGCGCTCGTCCCCCTGGGCATAGGGGTGGTCACCACGCCCTGGGTGCTCGGCCGGGTACGGGCGTTCGCGGACCGGCGGCGCGCGCTGGCGGAGCGGTGGTACGGAATGAAGATCCCGTCCGCGTACCGGCCCGTCCCGGACGGGGCCAACGCCTGGGCACGGACGTACGCGATGCTGCGGGACCCGGCGACCTGGCGGGACCTGCGGTGGCTGCAGGTCGACATGACCGCGGGGTACGTCACCGCGCTGCTGCCGGTGGTGCTGCTCGTCTACCCGCTGGAGGGCCTCGCGGTCGCCGCCGGGCTGTGGCGGCCGCTGTCGACGTACGGCGGGTACTGGTACGGCTTCGTGCACGTCACCGACCAGACCTCCGCCCTCGGCGCCGGCGCCCTGGGCACCGTGCTGCTCACCCTCACGCCCTTCGCCCCGCGCATGCTGACCGCCCACTTCAAGCTGACCCGGGCCGTACTGGGCGCCAGCCAGAGCGAGTTGGCCGAACGGGTGCGGGTGCTGACCGAGACCCGGCGGGACGCCGTCGACACCTCCGCCGCCGAACTGCGTCGGATCGAACGGGACCTGCACGACGGCGCGCAGGCCCGGCTGGTGGCGATGGGAATGGACCTGGGCACCATCGAGATGCTCATGGACAAGGACCCGGCGAAGGCCAAGCAGCTCCTCTCGCAGGCCCGGCAGTCCTCCGTGGACGCCCTGGCCGAGCTGCGCGAACTCGTGCGCGGCATCCATCCCCCGGTGCTCGCCGAACGCGGACTGGGCGACGCCATACGGGCGTTGGCGCTCAGGCTGCCGATTCCGACCGAGGTGAGCGTGGAGTTGGGCGGACGGGCGGAGGCGCCGGTGGAGTCGGCCGCGTACTTCGCGGTCAGCGAGGTGCTGACCAACGCCGTCAAGCACTCCGGCGCGGACCGGATCTGGATCGACCTGCACCACACCGAGGGGCGGCTGCGGGTCACCGTCACGGACAACGGCAAGGGCGGCGCGGTGATCGGGGCCGGTTCGGGGCTGGCCGGGGTGGAGCGGCGGCTCGGTACATTCGACGGCGTCCTGGCCGTCAGCTCGCCCGCGGGCGGCCCCACCATGGTCACCATGGAGATCCCTTGCGCGTTGTCCTAG